A DNA window from Callospermophilus lateralis isolate mCalLat2 chromosome X, mCalLat2.hap1, whole genome shotgun sequence contains the following coding sequences:
- the Amer1 gene encoding APC membrane recruitment protein 1 — METWKDEAAQTKRAASSGDIQDQEAEKGAKNKAAEAIEGPTSEPPSSGPGRLKKTAMKLFGGKKGICTLPSFFGGGRNKGFGKSSSKKGLSKSKTHDGLSEADRGPEDVVSEGTGISLPLPESPCLVPSSQSAHGALETGSRQKTPVTGTIEKTGAERVPSVPKPKKGLKGFFSSIRRHRKSKVAGGEQSEPGAKEPEQARAMSHEYASSAPLPFSEETAQHPRKDNAKPHDTPGLIISLAPESSSPNTENTACKNPEKPSTEICASVLLQPKPDPEASNIDEHHSPETGEKMVAGEVNPPNGPVGDQLSLLFGDVTSLKSFDSLTGCGDIIAEQDMDSMTDSMASGGQRANRDGTKRSSCLVTYQGGGEEMALPDDDDEEEEEDEEVELEEEEEEVKEEEEDDLEYLWASAQMYPRPNLNLSYHPTTSPGHQGYVLVDPVRSYPGLGPGELLTPQSDQQESAPNSDEGYYDSTTPGFEDDSGEALGLIRRDCLPRDSYSGDALYEFYEPDDSLENSPPADDCLYDLHGRSSEIFDPFLNFEPFSSPRPPGAMETEEERLVTIQKQLLYWELRREQLEAREARAREAHAREAHTRESYTREPHAREAYVQEAHSREAHVREARTREAQAREVRVREAQVRETKARQEKPILEYQMRPLGPSVMGLVAGASGTSQNSHRGTTSAFPTTASSEPDWRDFRPLEKRFEGTCSKKDQSTCLMQLFQSDAMFEPDMKEANFGGSPRRAYPTYSPPEEPEEEEVEKEGNATVSFSQALVEFTSNGNLFSSMSCSSDSDSSFTQNLPELPPMVTFDIADVEREGEGKCEENPEFHNDEDLAASLEAFELGYYHKHAFNNYRSRFYQGLPWGVSSLPRYLGLPGMHPRPPPAAIALNRRSRSLDTAETLELELSNSHLAQGYLESDELQAQQEDSDEDEEDEEGEWGRDSPLSLYTEPPGAYDWPAWAPCPLPVGPGPAWMSPSQLDGSSSQSPYGQATCCIPPVAISMSSGLGPEPEPRAPGEPGPQLARPSHLPLPMGPCYNLQPQNSHSVRARPRDVLLPADEPSCSSNSGGFIPSSLPQTKPVGITHGIPQLPRARPEPSQPQPSHYGASSLDLSKERSKQGASLPTSCSSTAVNGNLAK; from the coding sequence ATGgagacctggaaggatgaagctgCTCAGACCAAGAGAGCAGCATCCTCTGGAGATATCcaggaccaggaagcagagaaaggagcCAAGAACAAGGCAGCTGAAGCAATAGAAGGGCCAACCTCAGAGCCACCCTCATCTGGCCCAGGTAGGCTGAAGAAAACTGCCATGAAACTTTTTGGTGGCAAGAAGGGAATCTGTACTCTGCCTAGTTTCTTTGGAGGGGGACGAAACAAAGGTTTTGGGAAAAGCAGCTCCAAGAAGGGTCTAAGCAAGAGCAAGACCCATGATGGCCTGAGTGAAGCAGACCGTGGCCCTGAAGACGTTGTCAGTGAAGGAACTGGCATCTCCTTACCTTTGCCTGAGTCACCCTGCCTAGTTCCCAGCTCCCAGAGTGcccatggggctttggagacaggCTCCAGACAGAAGACCCCTGTGACTGGAACCATTGAAAAAACAGGGGCTGAGAGGGTTCCCTCTGTGCCCAAGCCAAAGAAAGGCCTAAAAGGCTTTTTTAGTAGTATCCGCCGTCACCGAAAGAGCAAGGTTGCTGGGGGTGAACAAAGTGAGCCAGGAGCCAAGGAACCTGAACAGGCCAGAGCAATGTCTCATGAATATGCAAGCTCAGCCCCTCTGCCCTTCTCTGAGGAGACTGCCCAACACCCTAGAAAGGATAATGCCAAACCTCATGATACCCCAGGGCTAATAATTTCTCTAGCACCAGAGTCTTCTTCACCAAATACTGAGAATACAGCCTGTAAAAATCCAGAAAAACCCAGTACTGAGATCTGTGCCTCGGTACTCTTGCAGCCTAAGCCAGACCCTGAAGCCAGTAACATAGACGAACACCACAGCCCGGAAACAGGGGAGAAGATGGTGGCAGGAGAAGTAAATCCACCCAATGGCCCTGTGGGAGATCAGCTGAGCCTCTTGTTTGGAGATGTTACATCCCTGAAAAGCTTTGACTCACTGACAGGTTGTGGTGATATTATAGCAGAACAGGACATGGATAGTATGACAGATAGCATGGCCTCTGGGGGCCAGAGGGCCAACCGAGATGGTACCAAACGAAGTTCCTGCCTGGTGACTTACCAAGGAGGtggggaggagatggccttgccagatgatgatgatgaggaagaggaggaggatgaggaggtggaattagaggaggaagaagaggaggtcaaggaagaggaagaagatgaCTTAGAATATCTATGGGCAAGTGCCCAAATGTACCCAAGGCCTAATCTGAACCTAAGCTATCATCCCACTACATCTCCAGGCCACCAAGGCTATGTGCTCGTTGACCCAGTTCGGTCTTATCCTGGCCTAGGCCCTGGGGAACTTTTGACTCCTCAGAGTGACCAGCAAGAGTCTGCCCCCAATAGTGATGAAGGTTATTATGACTCCACCACTCCTGGATTTGAGGATGATTCGGGTGAGGCCCTAGGGCTTATCCGCAGGGATTGCCTCCCCAGAGACAGCTATAGTGGAGATGCACTATATGAATTCTATGAGCCAGATGACAGTCTTGAAAACTCCCCACCTGCAGATGACTGTCTTTATGACCTCCATGGTCGCAGCTCTGAGATATTTGACCCCTTCTTGAACTTTGAGCCCTTTTCTTCCCCCCGGCCACCTGGGGCAATGGAGACAGAAGAAGAACGGCTAGTGACCATCCAGAAGCAGTTGTTGTATTGGGAACTTCGTCGGGAGCAGCTTGAGGCCCGGGAGGCACGTGCTCGAGAGGCTCATGCAAGGGAGGCTCATACCAGGGAATCCTATACCCGAGAGCCTCATGCCAGGGAGGCCTATGTCCAAGAGGCCCACAGTCGGGAAGCTCATGTCAGGGAAGCCAGAACCCGAGAAGCTCAGGCCCGAGAGGTACGTGTTAGAGAGGCTCAGGTGCGAGAGACCAAGGCTCGGCAGGAGAAACCCATCTTGGAGTATCAGATGAGGCCTTTAGGCCCATCAGTGATGGGTCTGGTAGCAGGGGCATCAGGAACCTCTCAGAATTCCCACCGGGGAACCACCTCAGCTTTCCCTACCACTGCAAGCAGTGAGCCAGACTGGAGGGATTTCCGTCCTCTGGAGAAGCGTTTTGAGGGAACCTGTTCTAAGAAAGATCAAAGTACTTGTCTAATGCAGCTCTTCCAGAGTGATGCCATGTTTGAACCAGATATGAAAGAAGCAAATTTTGGAGGATCTCCAAGGAGGGCCTACCCTACTTACTCACCTCCTGAGGAGCCAGAGGAAGAAGAGGTTGAGAAGGAAGGAAATGCCACTGTAAGCTTCTCGCAGGCTCTGGTAGAGTTCACCAGCAATGGAAACCTTTTCTCCAGTATGTCCTGCAGCTCTGACTCTGACTCGTCCTTCACTCAAAACCTCCCTGAGCTGCCCCCCATGGTGACCTTTGACATTGCTGATGTAGAACGAGAAGGGGAAGGCAAGTGTGAAGAGAATCCTGAGTTCCACAATGATGAAGACCTTGCAGCCTCCTTGGAAGCTTTCGAACTGGGCTACTACCACAAGCATGCCTTCAACAACTACCGAAGCAGATTCTACCAAGGTCTGCCCTGGGGTGTAAGCAGCCTCCCTCGATACTTGGGACTACCTGGGATGCACCCTCGCCCTCCACCTGCTGCCATAGCACTCAACAGGAGGAGCCGCTCCCTTGACACTGCAGAGACCTTGGAACTGGAGCTCTCCAATTCTCATTTGGCCCAGGGCTACCTGGAATCTGATGAGCTTCAGGCCCAGCAGGAAGATTCAGATGAAGATGAAGAGGACGAAGAAGGAGAATGGGGCCGAGACAGTCCCCTGTCCCTCTATACTGAACCCCCAGGGGCCTATGACTGGCCTGCCTGGGCTCCCTGTCCTCTACCAGTGGGACCAGGCCCTGCCTGGATGAGCCCCAGCCAGTTGGATGGGTCTTCCAGCCAGTCTCCATATGGGCAGGCAACCTGTTGTATACCTCCTGTGGCCATTTCAATGTCATCAGGGCTAGGGCCAGAGCCAGAGCCAAGAGCACCTGGGGAACCTGGGCCTCAGCTAGCTCGGCCTTCACACTTACCTCTGCCCATGGGGCCTTGCTATAATCTCCAGCCACAAAACTCCCACAGTGTGAGGGCCAGGCCTCGAGATGTGCTGCTGCCTGCTGATGAGCCCAGTTGCTCCTCCAATTCTggaggtttcattcccagctctcTGCCCCAGACCAAGCCTGTGGGCATCACCCATGGCATTCCTCAGCTTCCTAGGGCTCGACCTGAGCCCTCCCAGCCTCAGCCCAGTCACTACGGAGCTTCTAGCCTTGATCTGTCAAAGGAGAGGTCCAAGCAAGGTGCCTCTTTACCCACCAGCTGTTCATCCACTGCCGTGAATGGAAATTTAGCCAAGTAG